The genomic interval TTgatttaaatggattttttttttctccagaTAAGATAATTTATGGCTTTGCTGGCGCGATAGTAAAATATCTTTCAAACGTTGTCACTTTGCACTGTCGAACTTTCGATTAACTTCGGTTAactgattttccattttcaatttcccaaTTTTCGGGGCACATGCAACATTAATTTTTCGCTTTACTTGTTGGCTTTTCCGTGGGCTGCTGATTTTCTGCTTAGCCTTCAACACACATACAGCCAAACGGCGTGCTCACACAGATACTAGTACACACACATACGGCGCACACAGGACCCTCTCACAGACACATGTGCGCAGGTGTGTGCCTTGATTTTTCAATTATCCTCCAGCTCGTAATTTGcacaatttaattgaattcactttgagatttgaattttcaaattttctaattttccatttttgattGTGATTCGCATTCGTAtacaatgaaaaacttaaGGATGAACAaacttttgtttcttttgGCCAGCCGAAAAGTGTGTTTGCTGGCCGCGTGTTGGTGTGTGTTCGAGTGCGTGTGTTGGTGctgtgtgtcagtgtgtgtgtgtgtgtgcttccACCGtttccaacaacaacaaccactgaacgcgctgctgctgctgccgctgaaTCTTTTCGATGCGTGCGTAGATGCGACGCGCTCACTGTCTAACTGGCAACtgttttccgcttttccatcGCTTTTCTTCTCTTCTGCTAACGCCCCGACAACTCGGccaactctctctctctctctcttgaaAGAGAGAGCagctggaaatggaaatggaaaaggcagCAACAGGAAGCGAGAGAAAGCGAAGCTTTCGCCAGCTGAAAGCTCGACAAACGCACATGgcgtttgtttatatttgtgGCAGGTAAAAATAGCACTGCATATTTTTAGGCACCGCCGACCAGAATCTCCCACTGCGCATGACCCAATTatagttggccaaaagcatgAGCCTGgttaaactaattaatttatcTAGTTGCGCCCACACTCCAGTTGGCAAGTGGGACTTTAAATTTGCCTTTCTAGataattgatattttattcgtagagaaaaataataagagATTGAATACTTTATGCACttttataagaaaataaaattggtaTGTAACAAAAATAAGAGCACTTTACTGCATTTCATACTACTTCTAAGTTTTTAATTCTATGGATTTAGtttctaaattatttttttcattttacccCCACTCCTGGATCACACTAATCTTCTCCAGCACTTGGCTCGGCCACCTGCTGCTGATCGGCCAAGTTGTGCCTAAGTGGATATAACTGCTCCATGTGCTCTATGAAGGGTCGAATGCCATCCGGATTCTTCATGTACTTGGCCACGCTGAGGATGATATGGCGATAGATCTGGTGGTCCCGATATGCCGCATTCGGTCGTCGCTTTTGTGGGGGcctaatatatataaaatacttATATTAAATCTtacaattgaatttaaattataactaTTCTACCGCTCTTGAGCTCTCTGAATCACCCGTCGACGTCGCACAGATTCAGTTCTGCGGCAGCGCTCACAATATGCAAAATAGGCACAAACGATGATTACCAATGCAGAAAACGCGTAGATAAGCCAACTCCAGCTGAGGACTCTATTTGGAATATAGAATATGGAGGTGAATAATAGATGTGAATACTACATGAATATTACGTCACAAATGTTGCATTCAAATCCTTCCAGAGGGGCGAGATCTGCTCGAGCTGATTCTTCTTGGCATCGCTTCTCCAGAACACAAATTGAGTCATTATTATAGGCCTGGTCGACTGGCGACTGGGTAGCTACTGAAGTCCGGAAAAAATTTTGAAGATAACTAAAGAGTGCGAGGTGTTAGTTTTGATTcgaagaaatttcaaaataatactAAATCGCATGTTATTCAAGCTTTGAGTTTTAAGGAAAAGCAGGACAAATGATTTTGAGTTGTATGCTAATATAACTCTAAAGTACTATAACTCTACTATATAACTCTAAGtactcgaaaaaaaaaattcttgtaaaaaatcggttattttcaatcggcgttttcaCCATATTTTGGtcaaaaatggccgcacagctaaaataaagactgttttgtgctgctaataaacatagctaactatgtctatccctactttttcgatcttcaaaaaaaaaaattttacaaatttttgcattttcgataagggtAAAAAAATCCGAtaaaatggccgcacagctaagataaagacagttttgttCTGTTAATAAACATAACTAACTATGTTAGTTATAATGATATAATGAGCTATAGTAGCTATTAAAGTATCAATAAACTTATTGCCTCATTAATGCAAAATCATGATCAATGCTTCGCTGCCAGTTGCTTATGCTGTTTATCCTTAACAACCTGGAAGTTGCGGCTTAAAAAGGCGCCAAGGTCGAAGATCGTCGAACATTCTACGATCGATTGCGCGGCCGGATCATCATTTGACTAAACTTGTATTGACCACATTGCGAATTTCGCTTTTGTCTACGAggtgcaattgcaatttgcaatggCAATTCGTGCGCTTCCGTCAACAATCGTCTCGGAAAAGCgtgatcaaataaattatgggGTTGTAGAATGCTGACAGTGTCAAAAGAACATTTCAGGCatatttgtcttttttttgtttctattttgttttgttggaAAATTTGCCTGGCGCTTGACACATTCGCTTCGGATTTATGGCCACGTCTCTGGCTTGTAGTTTGAATTCCTCACGGTTTCCCCTTTGTCTTTGCGTATTTCTCTCCCCCACCAAGTGACACTGCATATTGCCCCAAATTGAGGCACGATCGTACCGATTGCTGGTCAAGCAACCCAGCCCCAAATTCGCATTCAAACCCCAAtcgaaaacccaaaaccaaaaaccaaccCAGATGGAAGTCATGGATAATAGCTGACAGGGCACGCGAAAAGTTACGATCTTGCGGCCAAGAATCAAACAAATGTGCTGACACACACCGATAACATCAAGATGACTAAACTGTGCTCTGAATTTAAATAAGCacacaataatatttaaatttcatttaagatgcctaatttaaataaagtccGTGATAAAACTTTAACTACCTAACAATCGACACCGATTTCAGAGGTATATCTTTCAATTAATAATAGTTATGCTTCCTAAACTTATGCCGGGTTTgttttttatacttttcatTAAACTATATTCTCTGTAACAGACTTAAATCCATTCTGCTGCCCACTTAACCCATTAAAGCAGCTAAACTTTGGCCCCATGTTGTCGCTCATCAAATGGCTGTCAATTTACCTAAACTCGAATGCAGAGCTGCTGCAACTGATGAAAAAGATCGTGATTACGATGAAGGCGATGATGATGGACAACCCACACGAAATGCTAATGAATTGTTATCAGTTAATTGTCTGAGCGGGGTACCTGGCTTTGTTATCAGCTTTTACGCTTTTATGCTTTATTTGAAGTCGATTTGGGAACTCGGCGTGGGTGTTCCCCCGAAAACCCAAAGTCCCCACTCAAGTGGCAACTAATAGCCCAATAAATTGTGATTGGCGGCGGCGGGGAAACCGAAGCAACACACACAATGTTAAAAGAAGACCGTACCTTTG from Drosophila yakuba strain Tai18E2 chromosome 3L, Prin_Dyak_Tai18E2_2.1, whole genome shotgun sequence carries:
- the LOC6532962 gene encoding uncharacterized protein LOC6532962, whose amino-acid sequence is MTQFVFWRSDAKKNQLEQISPLWKDLNATFVTVLSWSWLIYAFSALVIIVCAYFAYCERCRRTESVRRRRVIQRAQERPPQKRRPNAAYRDHQIYRHIILSVAKYMKNPDGIRPFIEHMEQLYPLRHNLADQQQVAEPSAGED